One Sporosarcina sp. FSL W8-0480 genomic window, GATCTTTTTTCGATTGTGCAGCGGTAATATCGGAGCGGATATGCTTTGTAAATGTAGATAGTCCTTTCACAACCTGCTGTTCTAAACCGACAAGCACCTTTCCCAATTCCTCTTCTTCCGCCGTAAAAGGTGATGAAATTTCCTGTTGCAATAAGTCTCTTTCATCCAATAGTTTTTCGATTTCCTCGATTACTGCGTCCCGACTTTCTTCATCTGTCCGACTCGTTAATGACAGGAGCTGCTTCGCAATTTCCTGCCAACGTATCATTGCTTGTCTGATCATATTCCGTCCATATTCGCGTATTGTTTCGAACGGTTGATCTGAATGACTTGCTTCCATGTGTCGCGAAACTCCGTGATGATTTCTGCCGCTTCGTCGTACATCTTATTATCGTTTTTAATATTTCCTTCAATAAGGCGGTGATTAACAAATTCATACAATACCGTCATATTCTCGGAAATCGGCACTGACCGATCGAGCGTCACCATTAACTCGTTTACAATAGCTTGCGCCTTCTGCGTCGCTATATTCTTTTCCTCGATATTTCCTTGTTCCAAAGCTTTTTTAGCCTGGTGGATGAATTTCAAACATCCGTTGTACAACATAAGCGTTAATTCACCAGGCGTTGATGTATTCACTGAATTGTTCTGATACATTGCATATGGATTATTAATTGCCATTGGTTTTATCTCCTTTAAGGTTTCCACTATTACTGGCATTTTCCTACCATTTATTACTGACCAAACATATTCATCATGTTAGCGGATTGGGCATTGGCACGTTGAATCGCCTGTTCCATCGCAGTGAACTGCCGCCAATATCGATCCTCCATCATCTTCAGACGATCTTCGAAGCGTTCGATTTGCTGGTTCATGCTTTTCATGCTGCGCCCCATAGCAAAGTTATCACTAACTGTCCCTGTTGCACCCGCCTTTTCCGAAATAACTGCATTGACATTATCCATCGTTTTACGGAATTGAATAGCGATCCCACCTTTGTCGGTGTCTGTAGCAGATTTTGCAAACAGTTCATGGACTTGGTTCGGATTTTCAGTAATCGCTTTTCTTAAATCATCTTCATTGATTGATAGCTTTCCATTTTCTTTGAAGTCTTTGATAGGTTCTATTCCAATCTTTTTCAAACTGATAAATTCACCATTTGAAGTTTCCACTTGACTACTCATCAGTTGTCGGAGATTCGTTAATAAACTTGCGATTGTTGGATCATTGCGGAGCGTACCACTCTTCGCCTTCTCTTCCCAAAGTTCAATTTCCTTTTCCTTCATTTCTTTCTTCTGTTCATCAGAAAGGGGTTGGAAGTTCCGATACCGCGGCTCACGGATTTTCTCGTTTAGCTCTTCAATCATTTTATTGTAGTCATCAACGAATTTGACGACGGATTCAACGATTTTATCTGTGTCCGGGGCTGAGCTGAAAGTGACTGGGCCTGTAGTTACCTGTTTTAAATTTACTTCGAAGCCGTTGATTGTGAAGGTATTGGATGACCGTTCCGTTTCAAGACCATTGAAAATAAAGACAGCGTTTTGACCTTCCGTGGCTGAATATTGTTCTTCTGAATTTTCCGCTGTTCCACTTAATTTAAGTTTAGCCGCAGCATTACCTGTACCAGTAATAGTGATACTACCCTTGCCGCTCTCTCTTGCTGTCAATGCAATTTTGCCAGTAAACGAATCATAAAAGGCTGTCACACTTGAATCTGATGCCTTATTTATTTTTTGTAGAAATGAACCCAACGTATCTTCCGGCGTGACCTTAACCTTCATTTCTTTTCCGTTAGCAGCTTTGATTATGATTTCCTGTTCTTCGGTAATGTCGAAATCCGAGAGCTTTTTGGATTCCGCATGTTCAGATTCCGTTTGGTTTACTAATCTTCCACTTTGTAAAGTAGCTTGTGTAGCCAGACTTTTAACTTCAATCGTTCCTGAAAACTCACCAGTAGCATTCAATCCCTTAATCCCAACCGCATTCGGATTGGATATATTCACGGTCTTTTGCATAAAAGTTGACTGACGACCCATTGTGTCGGTCACTTTATATTTCAGGTCCGTTATATTCCTATTCACACTTCGATAATCATCCATCTGCCATTCCAAATACTGCTTCTTCTGGGTAATTTTCTCGAGTGGCATACGATGTGCCTTCATCATATCCCTGATGATTTGTTCCGTATCCATGCCTGTTGCCAAACCGCTAATTCGCATACTGATTCAACCTCCTCAGATTTTCCGGTCGATGAGTACTCCGACAAAATCCTTCATTGCCGCATAGGTATCCATTAGTTTCTTGGAAGGGATTTCTCGGACGACTTCGTCTGTTTTCTGGTCTACAATGACGACGTAATACTCCTTTAATTCATCATGTAATTTAAAGCGTAGTTGTGTGTTTGCACTTTCAAGGAATTTATTTATGCTATCGGTCACCTGCCGTGCTTTTTCGATTGGCAGCTGTTGCTCTTCTTTTGATTGCTGTTGGGAATCTACAGATATAGCTTGTACTTCCGCAACTTTCGCATTATTTTCAGGTGCCTTACTTTCCAAATTCGCCCCGATTTGTTGTGTGCCACTTGCATCGCCAATGCGTCCAACCATTTTCCCAACCTCCTGTGAATGAGAAATTCATTACCCTTTGTATCGGCTAATCTATGGAGAAGTTGAGTGGACAGTTTAAAATTAACCTCCAAACTTTGTAAAAATAGAAAAAACACCTCCCCAACCGGATTTTGATAAAACCGGAAGAAGAGGTGCTCCGTAAGCTATTTAGTTACCAAGCGACGATCGTTCCATCCGTTCTTGACTCGGTTCCGCCAGCAAGGACGCCGGTTTCCGGATTGCGCCAAATGATTTGACCTCTACCGAATGAACCGTTATCAAGTGTAGGTACGATTTGATGTCCCAATCTGGTCAGAGCCTGGGATAGGTGATTCGGGAAATTTGGTTCAACATGCACTTTATTCCCCTCGATCCATTGCCAACGCGGAGCATCCAATGCAGCTTGCGGGTTCAAATGATAGTCGATCGTATTGACGATCACCTGGAAATGGCCTTGAGGCTGCATGAAGCCACCCATGACGCCGAACGGACCGACGGCTTGTCCGTCCTTCGTCAGGAACCCTGGGATGATCGTGTTGTACGTACGTTTCCCTGGTCTCAACGCATTCGGATGTGCTGGATCCAATGAGAAGTCCACACCACGGTTTTGTAGTGCGATTCCCGTTCCCGGCACGACGATTCCCGAGCCGAAGCCCATATAATTCGATTGGATGAATGAAACCATATTCCCTTCCTCATCCGCAGTCGCCAAGTAGACCGTTCCACTTTTCGACAGTTCATATGGGTCAGGAATGGTTGCCCTGTCCGTAATTTCAGCGGCACGCTGCTTTGCATATTCTTTCGAGAGCAAGTGGGCGACGTCTATCGGCATGTCTTTTTCTTCGGTAATGAATGCTTTGCCATCCGTAAATGCCAGTTTCATCGCTTCAATCTGTTCATGCAACGTACGTACATCATTCGGGATAGGCTGATTCATTTCCGCATAGATGTTTAACGCCATAAGCGTAATCATGCCTTGACCGTTCGGAGGAATTTCCCAAACATCATAGCCTTTATAATTTGTCGAAATTGGATTGACCCATTCGACTTTGAAATTTTCAAGATCTGATTTCTTCAAATAGCCATTATTCGCTGCCACATGCTCATGAATCGTGTCTGCTATTTCGCCTTTGTAGAAAGACACCGCATTTGTTTCGCCGATTGCCCTCAATGTCTTTGCGTGGCCCGGAGACTTCCACATTTCCCCTGTTACAGGTGGTCTTCCGTCAGGTGCGAACGTTTTGAACCACTCGTCAAATTCTGCGGAATCAAGGGATTTGAATCGATTGTAGGCAATTCGCCAATACTTTCCTAATATAGGGGTTAACGGGTAACCCTCTTCCGCATAACGAATGGCAGGGGTTAACGATTCGATTAAAGGAAGCTTACCAAATCGTTTTGAAAGTTCTGCCCAAGCAGCCGGCACACCAGGTATTGTAATTGGTTTGAAGCCCCAAGTCGGAATTTTTTCAAGTCCCTCTTCTTTGAATGCATCGATAGTCATTGCCTCCGGTGCTTGTCCGGAAGCGTTTAATCCATATAATGTATCCTTCATCCAGACAAGTGCAAATGCGTCGCCTCCGATTCCGTTCGAAGTCGGCTCAACAACCGTTAATGCCGCAGCCGTTGCAATCGCCGCGTCCACCGCGTTGCCCCCTTTTTGCATCACCTCGATACCCGCTTGTGCGGCAAGTGGTTGAGAGGTTGCGACCATCCCTTTTCTTGCGAACGCGGTATGTCGAATTGTTGCATATGGATTGTACAAGTAATCCATTTCAATTCCCCCAATATAGATAAATGATTACTATAAATTCTATTATAATGGAAGATTGAGAGAAATTGTTCGAAATTATTTAGTTTCCCTAAATATTATTGAAAAAAGCTCCATTTTCATCAATCAAACATCGAAAGATTCCAATTTAATCGGTGCCTACTGTGCATAAACCTCCATACGTTCATGTTACTTGCGTATTGTAAGGAGAGAGCAAATTTAGTGACCTTTCTCTCAAAACCACTTCAGAAGAAGGGGGGAATGGACATGTTATTTTATGAAGATGAAATCGAAAAAGTGAAGAACAAAGTCGGTAGCACCGCGTGGGGAAGTATGAGATTACAGGACCCACGAATAAATGGCCAATTACGAAAAGATCAGATGGCAAGGGAGTTAGAGGCAGCGAATACAAGAGAACGCCGAAACCGTCTGTTAAATAGGTATGATCCGTGATGAGTAGATTGTGATAGTGAAAAACGCAGCTTTAGATAAGGCTGCGTTTTTCTAATGGCGGGAGTTCCCATTGAACGTCAAAGAGTTCTCGTTTATCAGCATGGAGTTCTCCTTTATCAGCAAAGACTTCTCGTTTATCGCAAAGAGTTCTCCTTAATCAACAATAACTTCTCATTTATCGCAAAAGAGTTCTCCTTTATCACCAATAACTTCTCGTTTATCACCAAAGAGTTCTCCTTAATCAACAATAACTTCTCATTACTCGCCAAAGAGTTCTCCTATATCAACATTAACTTCTCCTTTATCACCAAAGAGTTCTCCTATATCAACATTAACTTCTCCTTTATCACCAAAGAGTTCTCCTTTACCCCCGATAACTTCTCCTTTACCGCGAAAAACTTCCCATTCCAATACAAAAAAAGCGTCTCCAAGTCAAAATCCGACTTTCGAGGCGCCCTTATTCAAATTCGTCAAATTCGTCAAACCTGTCAAATCTCCATTTTACATAAATACCCGCTATCGATTTTACCGACATGCGTCTTCGGCAGTTCATCCAAAACGACAATCTTCTTCGGAATCTTATAGGAAGCAAGTGTTGCTTTGCAATGCGCAATGACAGCATCATGATACAAATCATCATCAGCAGCGACAACGAAAGCGACGACAATCTCGCCCCATTTATCATCCGCCATGCCGACGACGGCCGCTTCACGGATTCCGGAATAATTGATCAGGCATTGCTCAACTTCTTGCGGGTAGACATTTTCACCACCAGTGATGATCATGTCTTTCTTTCTTCCGACGATGAATGTATCGCCGTCCTCATCGATTTTCGCCAAATCACCCGTCCGGAGCCACCCATCTTTCACGGCTTCGGAAGTTTCAATCGGTTTATTCCAGTAGCCTGAAAATACATGTGGTCCCTTCACCAATAGCTCGCCAATTTCGCCTTCTTCACAGTGATTCCCATTTTCGTCTAACACTTTGATTTCATTGAATAACATGCTTTTCCCAACGGAACCGACCTTTTTTGCCGAATTCTCTGGGCGTATGAAAAAGTTATTCGGCCCTGCCTCGGTCAACCCGTACCCTTCCTTGAACCGCAACCCTTTTTCGCGGAATGAACGATAAACATTCGCTGGGCATGGAGCTCCTCCGGATAAGAATACTTTCATCGACGGGAATGAAGATTGCTTGAAATTCACTGTCTGAATCATCATCTGATACATCGTCGGGACGAATAAAGAAATCGTCGCTTCGTATTTATCCGTTACTTTCAAAGCTTCCTCAGGGTCGAATTGATGTCCGATCGCAACAGTTCCTCCTGCCATCAGCAACGGTATACTCAGTGCATTCAGCCCGCCCGTATGAAAAAGCGGCATATAGTTGACGGTCGTGTCTTCTTCGGATAGCCCCCAGCTTAAAATCGTGTTCAATGCATTCCAATTCACCGCATCATACGACAGCATGACACCTTTCGGCATTCCGGTCGTGCCGCCTGTATAGATGATCATCCAAGGATCCGTGCGTATCGCGTCAACCGCGAAGAGCCATTCATCCGACATTCCTATTGAATCGATGACTGTAAGTGAGATGGAGTCTGCAGCTTTCAAACCTCGCATCGATCCTTTAAAACTATCATCGTAAATTACCAATACCGGTGTGCAATCCTCTAACAACGCCTGCAATTCCGGGCGGCTCATCCTCCAGTTCAACGGAACGTAGATCAACCCAACTTGCTCGCACGCGAATAGAATGGCAAACAGCTCAGGTTTGTTAGGGGAATAAACGGCAATCCGTTCCCCTTTCCCATACCCTCTTTCCCGGAAAAAGGAAGCCCACCGAATTATCCGATTTCGCAAATCCCTATATGACCAGCGCACCTCCGTATGGATATCGATTAACGCAATCCGTTCAGGAGAAAGTGCGGCCCTTTTCATTATCCAGCCTTGCTCATGGAACACGGTAGTCCCCCTCCCTCCATCACATCATTATGCCGCCGTCGACATGCAGGACATGTCCGTGCACATAGTCGGATTCTCCGCTTGCCAAAAACAAATACGCATTGGCGATATCTTCCGGTTTTCCAAGCCGTTGCAAGGAAACCGCCGATTCCATCTGTTGGATGATCTTATCCGGCATTTTTCGAACCATCGCGGTCGCCGTGAAACCTGGTGCTACCGCATTGACATTGATCCCTTTACGTCCGAATTCTTTCGCCCAAGTCTTCGTCATCCCATTTACGGCCGCCTTCGTCGCAGCATAATTCGTCTGCCCGAAATTCCCGTAAACGCCACTTACCGAAGATGTGTTGATGATTTTCCCTGCTCCCGCATCAATCATATGCGGTACGACCGCTTGCGTGCAGTTGAAGACTCCCGTAAGATTCACATCCAAGACGCGCTGGAAATCTTCCGGCTCCATCTTCAGCAATGTAGCATCCTTCGTGATTCCAGCATTGTTTATTAAAATATCAATCTTTCCATATCGTTCAATTGTTTTTTCCACTAATTGAGCAACACTTTCACGGTCGGCAACATTCACCTGACAGAAAGTGATTTCATACCCTTTTTCTTTGAATAAACCCTCCTGCTCCTTACCCGCCGCTTCGTCAAAATCGGCCATTACAACGGTTGCCCCTTCTTCTGCAAAACGCTCGCATGCTGCTAAACCGATGCCGTTTGCTCCTCCAGTAATAATTGCGACTTTCCCTGTTAGTCTCATCTTGTCAGCTCCTTACGCCAAAAACGTTTCAATCGTTTCAGTCAGTTTTTCCAAGTTATCTACAAGCGGGGAATGCCCCATATCTGTAAGCGAAACAAACTTCGCGTTGTCCCCAAGGTCTTCCATAATTTCGTTCGTCATTTGCTCCGTCACAACATAGTCCCTGTCACCGCGCAGCACAAGTACAGGAATCGTAATATCCTTCGCCTGATTACTGC contains:
- a CDS encoding flagellar protein FliT; translated protein: MIRQAMIRWQEIAKQLLSLTSRTDEESRDAVIEEIEKLLDERDLLQQEISSPFTAEEEELGKVLVGLEQQVVKGLSTFTKHIRSDITAAQSKKDHMKSYINPYANVARDGTFYDTKR
- the fliS gene encoding flagellar export chaperone FliS encodes the protein MAINNPYAMYQNNSVNTSTPGELTLMLYNGCLKFIHQAKKALEQGNIEEKNIATQKAQAIVNELMVTLDRSVPISENMTVLYEFVNHRLIEGNIKNDNKMYDEAAEIITEFRDTWKQVIQINRSKQYANMDGI
- a CDS encoding flagellar hook-associated protein 2, whose protein sequence is MRISGLATGMDTEQIIRDMMKAHRMPLEKITQKKQYLEWQMDDYRSVNRNITDLKYKVTDTMGRQSTFMQKTVNISNPNAVGIKGLNATGEFSGTIEVKSLATQATLQSGRLVNQTESEHAESKKLSDFDITEEQEIIIKAANGKEMKVKVTPEDTLGSFLQKINKASDSSVTAFYDSFTGKIALTARESGKGSITITGTGNAAAKLKLSGTAENSEEQYSATEGQNAVFIFNGLETERSSNTFTINGFEVNLKQVTTGPVTFSSAPDTDKIVESVVKFVDDYNKMIEELNEKIREPRYRNFQPLSDEQKKEMKEKEIELWEEKAKSGTLRNDPTIASLLTNLRQLMSSQVETSNGEFISLKKIGIEPIKDFKENGKLSINEDDLRKAITENPNQVHELFAKSATDTDKGGIAIQFRKTMDNVNAVISEKAGATGTVSDNFAMGRSMKSMNQQIERFEDRLKMMEDRYWRQFTAMEQAIQRANAQSANMMNMFGQ
- the flaG gene encoding flagellar protein FlaG, which produces MVGRIGDASGTQQIGANLESKAPENNAKVAEVQAISVDSQQQSKEEQQLPIEKARQVTDSINKFLESANTQLRFKLHDELKEYYVVIVDQKTDEVVREIPSKKLMDTYAAMKDFVGVLIDRKI
- a CDS encoding gamma-glutamyltransferase family protein — protein: MDYLYNPYATIRHTAFARKGMVATSQPLAAQAGIEVMQKGGNAVDAAIATAAALTVVEPTSNGIGGDAFALVWMKDTLYGLNASGQAPEAMTIDAFKEEGLEKIPTWGFKPITIPGVPAAWAELSKRFGKLPLIESLTPAIRYAEEGYPLTPILGKYWRIAYNRFKSLDSAEFDEWFKTFAPDGRPPVTGEMWKSPGHAKTLRAIGETNAVSFYKGEIADTIHEHVAANNGYLKKSDLENFKVEWVNPISTNYKGYDVWEIPPNGQGMITLMALNIYAEMNQPIPNDVRTLHEQIEAMKLAFTDGKAFITEEKDMPIDVAHLLSKEYAKQRAAEITDRATIPDPYELSKSGTVYLATADEEGNMVSFIQSNYMGFGSGIVVPGTGIALQNRGVDFSLDPAHPNALRPGKRTYNTIIPGFLTKDGQAVGPFGVMGGFMQPQGHFQVIVNTIDYHLNPQAALDAPRWQWIEGNKVHVEPNFPNHLSQALTRLGHQIVPTLDNGSFGRGQIIWRNPETGVLAGGTESRTDGTIVAW
- a CDS encoding long-chain fatty acid--CoA ligase → MFHEQGWIMKRAALSPERIALIDIHTEVRWSYRDLRNRIIRWASFFRERGYGKGERIAVYSPNKPELFAILFACEQVGLIYVPLNWRMSRPELQALLEDCTPVLVIYDDSFKGSMRGLKAADSISLTVIDSIGMSDEWLFAVDAIRTDPWMIIYTGGTTGMPKGVMLSYDAVNWNALNTILSWGLSEEDTTVNYMPLFHTGGLNALSIPLLMAGGTVAIGHQFDPEEALKVTDKYEATISLFVPTMYQMMIQTVNFKQSSFPSMKVFLSGGAPCPANVYRSFREKGLRFKEGYGLTEAGPNNFFIRPENSAKKVGSVGKSMLFNEIKVLDENGNHCEEGEIGELLVKGPHVFSGYWNKPIETSEAVKDGWLRTGDLAKIDEDGDTFIVGRKKDMIITGGENVYPQEVEQCLINYSGIREAAVVGMADDKWGEIVVAFVVAADDDLYHDAVIAHCKATLASYKIPKKIVVLDELPKTHVGKIDSGYLCKMEI
- the fabG gene encoding 3-oxoacyl-ACP reductase FabG, translating into MRLTGKVAIITGGANGIGLAACERFAEEGATVVMADFDEAAGKEQEGLFKEKGYEITFCQVNVADRESVAQLVEKTIERYGKIDILINNAGITKDATLLKMEPEDFQRVLDVNLTGVFNCTQAVVPHMIDAGAGKIINTSSVSGVYGNFGQTNYAATKAAVNGMTKTWAKEFGRKGINVNAVAPGFTATAMVRKMPDKIIQQMESAVSLQRLGKPEDIANAYLFLASGESDYVHGHVLHVDGGIMM